The following are encoded together in the Scytonema millei VB511283 genome:
- a CDS encoding NADH-quinone oxidoreductase subunit M, translating to MLSALIWIPVVGAACIGFIPMKGDRARSLALAIATGIIIWTLVLLSQFDISLAGMQFSELLPWIDTLGLSYSLGADGLSIPLVALAGVLTWIAIYSSSENITRPRLYYALLLLIYAGVVGGFLAQNLLLFVLFYEVELIPFYLLIAIWGGTAKRGYAAMKFLIYTAVSGILILAGFLGITWLTGSSSFDYNAIATTGLPLQAQLILLTILLVGFGIKIPLVPLHTWLPDAYTEASPPVAIMLGGILAKLGTYGIIRFGLGLFPETWAIVAPGLAIIGAISAVYGAVTAIAQKDIKRMVAYSSIGHMGYVMLAAAAATELSTVGAVAQMVAHGLILAILFNLIGVIETKVGTRELDVLNGLMSPIRGLPYISALLVMGGMASAGIPGMTGFIAEFLVLQGSYARFPLPTLVCVLCTGLTAVYFVILLNRTCFGKLDNKTAYYPVVTWSEKIPALVLTVLILFLGIQPTWLVRWSETTSAAMVATVRVNTTQQIAIKN from the coding sequence ATGCTGAGTGCTTTGATCTGGATACCTGTCGTCGGTGCTGCTTGCATTGGATTTATACCAATGAAAGGCGATCGGGCGCGATCGCTGGCTTTGGCGATCGCTACTGGCATCATTATTTGGACGCTGGTGTTACTGAGTCAATTTGACATCTCCTTAGCTGGGATGCAGTTTTCTGAATTGTTGCCTTGGATTGATACCCTGGGATTGAGCTATAGCCTGGGGGCAGATGGTTTGTCTATCCCTCTAGTCGCCTTAGCAGGGGTATTGACTTGGATTGCTATTTATAGTAGCAGCGAAAATATTACCCGTCCTCGGCTGTACTACGCTTTGTTGCTGCTGATCTATGCTGGGGTGGTGGGTGGATTCCTAGCACAAAACTTGCTGTTGTTCGTTCTATTTTACGAAGTCGAGCTGATTCCTTTCTATCTGCTGATCGCAATCTGGGGTGGAACGGCAAAGCGCGGCTACGCTGCGATGAAGTTTTTGATCTACACGGCAGTTTCGGGAATTTTGATTTTAGCTGGCTTTTTGGGAATTACTTGGCTGACAGGATCTTCTAGCTTCGATTACAACGCGATCGCCACCACGGGATTACCCCTTCAAGCGCAATTGATCCTCCTAACCATCCTGTTAGTTGGATTTGGGATTAAAATTCCTTTGGTTCCCCTACATACTTGGTTGCCCGATGCTTACACGGAAGCTTCTCCACCCGTAGCGATTATGTTGGGGGGAATCCTGGCAAAGTTAGGAACCTATGGGATTATCCGATTTGGTCTAGGACTATTTCCCGAAACTTGGGCTATAGTCGCGCCTGGTTTAGCAATTATTGGGGCAATTAGCGCGGTTTACGGTGCGGTAACGGCGATCGCGCAAAAAGATATCAAGCGCATGGTTGCCTATAGTTCGATCGGACACATGGGATATGTCATGCTGGCTGCGGCTGCTGCTACTGAGTTGAGTACGGTCGGCGCAGTGGCGCAAATGGTTGCCCACGGTCTAATTTTGGCAATTCTGTTTAATTTAATTGGTGTCATTGAAACTAAAGTCGGGACTCGCGAACTTGATGTCTTGAATGGATTGATGAGTCCGATTCGCGGATTACCCTACATTAGCGCCCTTCTAGTGATGGGAGGCATGGCAAGCGCGGGAATTCCAGGCATGACTGGTTTTATTGCCGAATTTTTAGTCCTGCAAGGTAGTTATGCTAGGTTTCCCTTACCTACCCTCGTTTGCGTTCTCTGTACAGGCTTGACAGCGGTATATTTTGTGATTTTGCTCAACCGGACTTGCTTTGGCAAGCTAGATAACAAGACAGCTTACTATCCCGTCGTCACCTGGTCGGAAAAAATTCCCGCCCTCGTTCTCACAGTCTTGATCCTATTTCTAGGCATTCAACCCACTTGGTTAGTCCGTTGGAGTGAAACCACCAGCGCCGCTATGGTTGCTACGGTTCGCGTCAACACTACACAGCAAATCGCCATTAAAAATTAG
- a CDS encoding CO2 hydration protein: MVLAQEKSTAKLPPSKHEFADIIHRLEAGGAMLPDTPENLMQIIGIYKAYAVPMDFYWRDLLYIGERVFLEPLPFFKYFIPQEYLDLHNHYAGDDADLRIWRGPATAHPELLAFMEKGETRKMPRLLHHWFHDRINMEFAEECMRAMLWHGRDMGYGKFDAYLDSDEYKANADRAIKAYFKYNPAMLGLYKLFPEMFLEQCRQASYYANLGLFWEVMAPVFFEMSDIYDEGGFKGVPDAMNFLVNGIFAIAGRPIYHHVYIRGERYEIIPKSKGFTWLYEAALPYVEAVFYRTSPFRGTKSYNAQAGQIPTEQKDFHYGVLYADKFPVGTAGIPPTLLAQDMYHFLPQYLRDYYQQHCRGEDDILVQLGITFQRSMYCVTSAVIQALRTALLYPLDDPNPRHLQANREFFEKQINRFCRPEFGMKDAARLRQIQTADYR, translated from the coding sequence ATGGTACTTGCTCAAGAAAAATCTACAGCGAAATTGCCCCCATCCAAACATGAATTTGCCGATATCATTCATCGCTTAGAAGCAGGTGGGGCGATGCTACCAGATACGCCAGAAAATCTGATGCAAATCATCGGTATTTATAAAGCTTATGCCGTACCGATGGATTTCTACTGGCGCGACTTATTGTATATTGGCGAACGAGTCTTCCTCGAACCGCTACCCTTTTTCAAATACTTCATTCCCCAGGAGTATTTAGACCTGCACAATCATTATGCAGGCGACGATGCCGATTTGCGGATTTGGCGGGGACCAGCCACAGCGCATCCCGAACTACTTGCCTTTATGGAAAAAGGTGAAACCCGCAAGATGCCTAGATTGTTGCATCACTGGTTCCACGATCGCATCAACATGGAATTTGCCGAAGAATGTATGCGGGCAATGCTGTGGCACGGTAGAGACATGGGCTATGGCAAGTTCGATGCCTATCTCGACTCGGATGAATACAAAGCTAACGCCGATCGCGCCATTAAAGCTTATTTCAAGTACAATCCAGCCATGCTGGGGCTGTATAAGTTATTTCCAGAAATGTTCTTGGAACAGTGCCGTCAGGCTTCTTATTACGCCAACTTGGGCTTATTCTGGGAAGTGATGGCTCCAGTATTTTTTGAGATGTCCGACATTTACGACGAAGGCGGATTTAAGGGAGTCCCCGACGCGATGAACTTCTTGGTGAATGGAATTTTTGCGATCGCGGGTCGTCCAATTTACCACCACGTTTATATTCGCGGCGAACGCTACGAAATTATTCCTAAATCGAAAGGGTTTACCTGGCTTTATGAAGCGGCGTTACCATATGTCGAAGCTGTTTTCTACCGCACCTCTCCTTTCCGGGGGACGAAATCATATAATGCTCAAGCCGGACAAATTCCTACCGAACAAAAAGATTTCCACTATGGCGTTTTATATGCCGATAAATTTCCTGTAGGTACGGCTGGTATTCCACCTACATTGTTGGCACAAGATATGTATCATTTCTTGCCTCAATATTTGAGAGATTATTACCAGCAGCACTGTCGCGGTGAAGATGATATTTTAGTGCAATTGGGTATTACGTTCCAGCGATCGATGTACTGCGTAACTTCTGCGGTTATTCAAGCGTTGAGGACTGCATTGTTATATCCGTTAGATGACCCCAATCCAAGACATTTGCAAGCAAATCGGGAGTTTTTTGAAAAGCAAATTAATCGCTTCTGTCGTCCAGAATTTGGTATGAAAGATGCGGCACGTTTGAGGCAAATTCAGACTGCGGATTATCGTTAG
- a CDS encoding endonuclease domain-containing protein: MNRENLLNTDFHLPYNPQLVERAKEFRKNMTPAEKLLWNHYLRKFKYRVLRQRPIDNFIVDFYCAELRLVIEVDGDSHFTDDGKIYDLERTAKLECYGLNVMRFNNNEVLNNIEGVCHEIEEAIALRSE, from the coding sequence ATGAACCGCGAAAACCTACTCAACACAGACTTTCACCTACCCTATAATCCGCAACTTGTAGAAAGAGCAAAAGAATTCCGAAAAAACATGACTCCAGCCGAAAAGCTACTCTGGAATCATTATCTCAGAAAGTTCAAATATCGAGTTTTAAGACAAAGACCTATCGATAATTTTATTGTTGATTTTTATTGTGCAGAATTAAGGCTAGTAATTGAAGTTGATGGAGATAGCCACTTTACAGATGATGGCAAAATTTACGATTTAGAAAGAACTGCAAAATTAGAATGCTACGGACTAAATGTTATGAGATTTAACAATAATGAAGTATTGAACAATATAGAGGGAGTTTGTCATGAGATTGAGGAAGCGATCGCACTTCGTTCTGAGTGA
- a CDS encoding MvdD family ATP-grasp ribosomal peptide maturase, translating to MTVLIVTHSRDHEGISLVIQAIAAQGGKAFRFDTDRFPTQTHLEVYFGLGTERFVLIDGANQLNLQNVSAVWYRRIRMGARIPTTMDAQLRQASVQESQATILGAIASLNVFHLDSVSNIRRAEHKQLQLQVARSLGLETPRTLITNNPQAVLEFARECSSGMVTKMLTTFAIYDRGQEQVVFTNSVKPEDLEKLEGLRFCPMCFQENIPKALELRTTIVGQQVFTAAIDSQISPAASHDWRRQGLTLIDAWRPYHLPQDLAIKLRQIMTYFQLNYGAFDLILTPDGRYIFLEINPVGEFYWLEKHAGLPISQAIAALLIKNPP from the coding sequence ATGACAGTTTTGATCGTGACTCATAGTCGAGATCATGAGGGGATTTCCTTAGTGATTCAGGCGATCGCAGCTCAAGGTGGAAAGGCATTTCGCTTTGATACCGATCGCTTTCCGACTCAGACACATTTAGAAGTCTATTTTGGACTGGGAACAGAACGGTTCGTGCTGATTGATGGTGCAAACCAACTCAATTTACAAAATGTATCCGCAGTTTGGTATCGGCGCATTCGCATGGGTGCAAGGATTCCGACAACGATGGATGCGCAACTACGCCAAGCCTCGGTTCAAGAGTCGCAAGCTACGATTCTCGGGGCGATCGCTAGTCTCAATGTTTTCCATCTCGATTCCGTGTCTAATATTCGTCGTGCTGAACACAAGCAGTTACAATTACAAGTTGCGCGATCGCTCGGTTTAGAAACTCCACGCACTCTGATTACAAACAATCCCCAAGCAGTGTTGGAATTTGCGCGAGAGTGCAGTTCGGGTATGGTGACGAAAATGCTCACTACCTTTGCAATTTACGATCGAGGACAAGAGCAAGTTGTTTTCACCAATTCCGTTAAACCGGAGGATTTAGAAAAGTTAGAGGGACTGCGCTTTTGTCCGATGTGCTTTCAAGAAAACATTCCCAAAGCATTAGAACTGAGGACGACAATTGTTGGACAGCAGGTATTTACAGCTGCAATTGACTCTCAGATTTCGCCTGCAGCAAGTCATGATTGGCGGCGACAAGGATTGACTTTGATTGATGCTTGGCGACCCTACCATCTTCCCCAAGATCTTGCTATAAAATTGCGACAGATCATGACATATTTTCAGTTAAATTATGGGGCATTCGACCTCATTTTGACTCCAGACGGGCGTTATATATTTTTAGAAATTAACCCTGTAGGGGAGTTCTATTGGTTAGAAAAACATGCTGGTTTACCAATCTCGCAGGCGATCGCAGCTCTTCTCATAAAAAACCCCCCTTAA
- a CDS encoding microviridin/marinostatin family tricyclic proteinase inhibitor, giving the protein MSDMNSRNLNSPIPFFAHFLEGQFGAELSEAEMASVSGGSVYATTLAYPSDVDVDGGNKGYEFPSMEMPKMPSMPDFPKFPSISDYYK; this is encoded by the coding sequence ATGTCTGACATGAACTCACGAAATTTAAATTCACCAATTCCTTTTTTCGCCCACTTTCTAGAAGGGCAATTTGGAGCAGAACTTTCGGAAGCAGAAATGGCATCTGTGAGTGGTGGTAGCGTATATGCAACAACGCTAGCATATCCATCTGACGTTGACGTTGACGGTGGGAATAAAGGTTATGAATTCCCCTCGATGGAGATGCCCAAGATGCCATCTATGCCTGATTTTCCCAAGTTTCCATCAATTTCTGATTATTACAAATAA
- a CDS encoding glycoside hydrolase has product MPHPLYVAFVWHQHQPLYKSRDRSSASTSNQYRLPWVRLHGTKDYLDLVLILERYPKLHQTVNLVPSLILQLEDYIAGTAFDPYLTVSLTPTEQLQREQQQFIIANFFDANHHTLIDPHPRYAELYHQRQERGAAWCLDNWQKEDYGDLLAWHNLVWIDPIFWDDSEIAQWLQQGRGFTLSDRQRIYSKQREIISRIVPQHRHMQETGQLEVTTSPYTHPILPLLADTNSGRVAVPNMNLPNYRFQWAEDIPRHLQKAWELYEDRFGQIPRGLWPSEQSVSPEILPYIIKQGFNWIVSDEAVLGWTLKHFFHRDGAGNVIEPELLYRPYRLQTAAGDLSIVFRDHRLSDLIGFTYGSMPPKRAAADLVGHLESIAHQLKQHQEGDRTSLEQPWLVTIALDGENCWEYYPQDGKPFLENLYQTLSNHPHIKLVTVSEFIDAFPPTATIPGEKLHSGSWVDGSFTTWIGDPAKNRAWDLLAAARDVLAQHPEATEENNPEVWEALYAAEGSDWFWWFGEGHSSNHDAIFDQLFREHLCGIYQALNQPVPPVLLRPVEIHAAPADHRPQSFIHPNIDGMGDEQDWDKAGRLEVGGARGTMHQSSTVQRIWYGVDHLNFYLRLDFKTGAKPGQDLPPELNLLWFYPDRTMHNSPPPLVDLPEQAPMNYMFHHRLEVNLLTQSVHFQEAGEHYQWHPRASRAQVALERCLEVAVPWADLQMPPDYPLRLVLVLADEGRFQQYLPENALIPIEVP; this is encoded by the coding sequence ATGCCCCATCCTTTATACGTTGCATTCGTCTGGCATCAGCACCAACCACTGTATAAAAGTCGCGATCGCAGTTCTGCTTCTACATCCAATCAGTATCGCTTGCCGTGGGTTAGGTTGCACGGGACAAAAGACTATCTAGATTTGGTGTTAATTCTAGAGCGTTATCCTAAGTTACATCAAACGGTTAACCTCGTTCCTTCTCTGATTCTGCAACTAGAAGATTACATTGCTGGGACTGCTTTCGATCCCTATCTCACAGTTAGCTTGACACCTACAGAGCAACTGCAAAGGGAGCAGCAACAATTTATCATCGCGAACTTTTTTGATGCCAACCACCATACGCTGATCGATCCCCATCCCCGTTATGCAGAGTTGTACCATCAACGGCAGGAACGCGGTGCAGCTTGGTGTTTGGACAACTGGCAGAAGGAAGATTATGGCGATCTACTGGCTTGGCATAATTTAGTTTGGATCGATCCGATTTTTTGGGACGACTCCGAAATTGCCCAATGGTTGCAACAAGGTCGGGGTTTTACTTTAAGCGATCGCCAGCGGATTTATTCTAAACAAAGGGAAATTATTAGTCGGATTGTCCCTCAACATCGGCACATGCAGGAAACGGGGCAACTAGAAGTTACTACCTCACCTTACACTCATCCAATTCTGCCTTTACTTGCCGATACAAACTCCGGTCGGGTTGCCGTACCGAATATGAACCTGCCCAATTACCGATTCCAATGGGCAGAAGATATTCCGCGTCACTTGCAAAAAGCATGGGAGTTATACGAAGACCGCTTTGGACAAATACCCAGGGGTTTGTGGCCCTCCGAACAGTCTGTCAGTCCTGAAATTCTTCCTTATATTATCAAGCAAGGATTTAATTGGATTGTTTCTGATGAAGCCGTTTTAGGGTGGACGCTCAAGCACTTTTTCCACCGCGACGGGGCGGGAAATGTCATCGAACCAGAATTGTTATACCGTCCCTATCGCTTGCAGACAGCAGCGGGAGATTTATCTATTGTCTTTCGCGATCATAGATTGTCTGATTTAATTGGTTTTACATATGGGTCGATGCCACCCAAACGCGCCGCCGCAGATTTGGTGGGACATTTAGAGTCGATCGCCCATCAGCTCAAACAGCACCAAGAAGGCGATCGGACTAGCTTAGAACAACCTTGGCTGGTCACAATTGCCTTAGATGGCGAAAACTGCTGGGAATATTATCCTCAAGATGGCAAACCCTTTTTAGAAAACTTATATCAAACTCTCAGCAACCATCCTCATATCAAACTCGTCACCGTCTCGGAATTTATCGATGCTTTTCCCCCAACTGCAACAATTCCAGGTGAGAAATTACACAGTGGTTCTTGGGTAGATGGCAGCTTTACCACTTGGATTGGCGATCCGGCAAAAAATCGAGCTTGGGACTTGCTAGCAGCAGCGAGAGATGTGTTAGCACAGCATCCAGAGGCGACAGAAGAGAATAACCCCGAAGTGTGGGAAGCTTTATACGCCGCCGAGGGTTCCGATTGGTTTTGGTGGTTTGGTGAAGGTCATTCCTCCAATCACGATGCTATCTTCGACCAGTTATTTCGAGAGCATTTGTGTGGCATTTATCAAGCCTTGAATCAACCCGTTCCTCCAGTGCTGCTGCGTCCGGTGGAAATTCATGCCGCTCCCGCCGACCATCGCCCCCAAAGCTTCATTCACCCCAACATTGACGGTATGGGCGACGAGCAGGACTGGGACAAAGCCGGACGCTTAGAAGTTGGTGGAGCGCGGGGAACGATGCATCAAAGCAGCACGGTACAGCGCATTTGGTACGGGGTAGATCACTTAAATTTCTATCTCAGATTAGATTTCAAAACAGGAGCAAAGCCAGGTCAGGACTTGCCACCAGAACTCAATTTGCTCTGGTTCTATCCCGATCGCACCATGCATAACAGCCCCCCGCCTTTGGTAGACTTGCCAGAGCAAGCGCCGATGAACTATATGTTTCACCATCGCTTGGAAGTTAATTTACTTACACAATCGGTTCACTTTCAAGAGGCGGGAGAACACTATCAATGGCATCCCCGCGCCAGTCGCGCTCAAGTAGCGCTAGAGCGTTGCCTAGAAGTAGCAGTTCCTTGGGCTGACTTGCAAATGCCACCAGATTATCCTTTGCGCTTGGTTTTGGTCTTGGCAGACGAGGGCAGATTCCAGCAGTATTTGCCTGAGAATGCTTTGATTCCGATTGAAGTACCCTAG
- a CDS encoding NifU family protein, with product MELTTDNVETVLDEMRPYLMSDGGNVELVELDGPIVRLRLQGACGSCPSSTMTLRMGIERRLREMIPEIAEVEQVI from the coding sequence ATGGAACTCACAACAGATAATGTAGAAACAGTTTTGGATGAAATGCGCCCCTATCTGATGTCAGATGGTGGCAACGTAGAACTAGTCGAACTCGACGGTCCAATCGTGCGGTTGCGGTTACAAGGAGCTTGTGGTTCTTGCCCTAGTTCTACCATGACTCTGAGAATGGGAATCGAGCGCCGTTTGCGGGAAATGATCCCCGAAATCGCCGAAGTCGAACAAGTGATCTAG
- a CDS encoding DUF3386 domain-containing protein — MTEQTSARDLFKTAYENRYTWDENFPGYSADVQLTQGDEVYTGRIRINRDLSVEVTGIEDEKVQESVYTQLRDIVTHRKRSQFEQSHGKNEFSLGKLDDSGAVEILVKGDAMGSNYKVRGTEICQVSRVMGRMAFVIDTHDSLDTGGGYVASRYDAVFRNPQTNEVIKVLKFQDFYEKFGNYYVMTKQIVEDYQQQERIKTEFNFSNIKLLEPAVV; from the coding sequence ATGACAGAGCAAACAAGTGCGCGGGACTTATTCAAGACGGCTTACGAAAATCGCTACACCTGGGATGAAAACTTTCCCGGTTACAGTGCAGACGTGCAATTGACACAAGGTGATGAAGTCTACACGGGTAGAATTCGGATAAATCGCGATTTGAGCGTAGAAGTTACGGGTATAGAAGACGAAAAAGTACAAGAAAGCGTCTATACCCAATTGCGAGACATTGTTACTCACCGCAAGCGATCGCAATTCGAGCAGTCTCACGGCAAAAATGAGTTTAGCCTCGGTAAACTCGATGACAGTGGCGCAGTAGAAATCCTGGTCAAAGGCGATGCTATGGGTTCTAACTACAAAGTGCGCGGTACGGAAATTTGCCAAGTCAGCCGCGTTATGGGTCGCATGGCTTTTGTCATCGATACCCACGATAGCTTAGATACAGGCGGGGGTTATGTAGCTAGTCGCTACGATGCGGTTTTTCGCAATCCACAAACCAACGAAGTCATCAAGGTATTAAAGTTTCAAGACTTTTACGAAAAATTTGGTAACTATTACGTCATGACCAAGCAAATTGTAGAAGACTATCAGCAACAAGAGCGAATCAAAACTGAATTCAACTTCTCTAACATCAAACTACTAGAGCCTGCTGTTGTTTAG
- a CDS encoding ATP-binding protein, translated as MSADTDSHQPAFTSSFESFGMNSNGSLSSIGAELAYVQDSSGCYLCFSWQQADSVGLQQERIVGQSLEQTFGPLDPTAYLRRVQRILESLVPERCHCVFRYGQKLFGFELAISPILPATGSATSVLVIGRHLEEIDNEVVADVYSELATSAMGSLGSVSSKKLLSQIARNIRRTLDLNTIWQQTVESLGQALGVSHCIICSYRPEDLHLQVVAEYRQMAVRSMLGQSIDIMHEPGYCQALETLAPVAIEKTENPQFQQSILLLATVDRDKPNGLICLQHCERSLQPQTHSSSMLHPISRLRQWTTEEIELVRDLADQIGTAIAHATLYRQLEEARQQAEEASRLKSEFLANTSHELRTPLNGMLGFLKLVLEGMADDPEEQEEFIQEAYRSGLHLLNIINDILDIAKIEAGKMDLELGQVRLNELFSDLEDFTRTQAEQKNLSLQIQLPPTADEIIVLGNYQRLLQVMLNLVGNAIKFTHEGGVTISADITRKKTIFQNQVLPGMVKVRVADTGIGVSLDKQDKLFQSFSQVDGSRTRQYGGTGLGLTISQKLVEAMGGTVNFYSMGEGLGSTVTFTVPLYQEPLMVLGLGDGE; from the coding sequence ATGAGTGCTGATACAGATTCCCACCAGCCAGCTTTCACATCCTCATTTGAGTCATTTGGTATGAATTCCAACGGCTCTCTGTCTTCTATAGGAGCTGAATTAGCCTACGTGCAGGATAGCTCGGGTTGCTATCTTTGTTTTTCATGGCAACAAGCTGATAGCGTTGGTTTGCAGCAAGAGCGGATTGTAGGACAATCTTTAGAACAGACATTTGGACCTTTAGATCCAACTGCGTACTTAAGACGGGTGCAAAGGATTTTGGAAAGTCTTGTTCCCGAACGCTGTCACTGCGTATTTCGCTACGGACAAAAATTGTTTGGATTTGAGTTGGCAATTAGCCCAATTTTACCCGCAACGGGATCGGCTACTTCAGTTTTAGTCATAGGGCGACACTTAGAAGAAATAGACAACGAAGTGGTAGCGGATGTCTATTCAGAATTGGCGACTAGCGCAATGGGATCGCTCGGTTCAGTCTCGTCTAAAAAGCTTCTCAGTCAAATTGCGCGTAACATTCGCCGTACGTTAGATCTAAATACAATTTGGCAGCAAACTGTAGAAAGTTTGGGTCAAGCCTTGGGTGTCAGTCATTGTATTATTTGCTCGTACAGACCGGAAGATCTCCATTTGCAAGTGGTAGCCGAGTATCGCCAAATGGCAGTGCGATCGATGCTGGGTCAATCAATTGATATTATGCACGAACCAGGTTACTGTCAGGCTTTAGAGACTCTTGCACCTGTGGCGATCGAGAAGACAGAAAATCCCCAGTTTCAACAATCAATTTTACTATTAGCAACGGTCGATCGCGACAAGCCTAACGGCTTAATTTGCTTGCAGCATTGCGAACGCAGCCTTCAACCACAGACTCACAGTAGTTCGATGTTGCATCCGATCTCGCGCTTACGCCAGTGGACGACGGAAGAAATTGAGTTAGTCCGAGACTTAGCCGATCAAATTGGTACGGCGATCGCCCATGCTACTCTATACAGACAGCTAGAAGAAGCTCGTCAACAAGCAGAAGAAGCCTCCCGCCTCAAAAGCGAATTTCTCGCTAACACTTCTCACGAACTCCGCACGCCGCTGAATGGAATGCTGGGATTTTTAAAGTTAGTGCTTGAGGGAATGGCGGACGATCCTGAAGAACAGGAAGAATTTATCCAAGAAGCCTATCGCTCCGGCTTGCACCTGCTCAATATCATCAACGACATTCTAGATATTGCCAAAATTGAAGCAGGCAAAATGGATTTGGAGTTAGGTCAAGTTAGACTCAACGAACTATTTAGCGATCTCGAAGACTTTACCAGAACCCAAGCCGAGCAGAAAAATTTAAGTTTGCAAATCCAATTACCACCTACGGCAGATGAAATAATTGTCTTAGGGAATTACCAACGGCTATTGCAAGTGATGCTCAATTTGGTCGGGAATGCGATCAAATTTACCCATGAAGGCGGAGTCACTATTAGTGCGGATATCACCCGGAAAAAAACCATCTTTCAAAATCAAGTCCTACCGGGAATGGTGAAAGTTCGCGTTGCCGATACGGGCATCGGTGTTTCCTTAGACAAGCAAGATAAACTATTTCAATCTTTTAGCCAAGTAGACGGCTCTCGCACGCGGCAGTATGGTGGTACTGGTCTGGGATTAACAATTTCCCAAAAACTAGTCGAAGCTATGGGGGGAACAGTCAATTTTTATAGCATGGGTGAGGGACTTGGCTCCACAGTCACCTTCACTGTCCCCCTGTATCAAGAGCCGTTGATGGTATTAGGACTGGGAGATGGGGAGTAA
- a CDS encoding ribbon-helix-helix domain-containing protein, with protein sequence MNDNIDTSDANLDKIKLSIHLDSELVDQIQHLTNDPSKVIEVAIRQWLRGETQRDDELTRTIPRTPVPPRGEWND encoded by the coding sequence ATGAATGACAACATCGATACATCAGACGCAAACCTCGACAAGATAAAACTCTCGATTCATTTAGATTCGGAACTCGTCGATCAAATTCAGCATTTAACTAACGATCCGAGTAAAGTGATTGAAGTCGCTATCCGTCAATGGCTGCGCGGTGAAACGCAGCGAGATGATGAACTAACCCGTACGATCCCTCGTACACCCGTACCACCGCGAGGTGAGTGGAACGATTAA